In Erythrobacter litoralis HTCC2594, a single genomic region encodes these proteins:
- a CDS encoding DUF1206 domain-containing protein, translated as MVDKSEKFNWFVRVGYFSRAMLYGVLGLIVLTSAGKISQGTDGIFRAIEDFPAGTVILWIMVLGLIAYALFRFCSPLFDIENSGSDAKGWGKRIGHAGSAIGHLALAYSAFQYANSSGGSGGGSGGAEEAAAGVLSVELGGVVLGILGIAFGLASFNQFKKAFTGSFMNRISASAPDFTRMLGGAGFAARGVVYAIIGWSLIQAGFFSGGAEQVKTLGSAVASLAGEGIWFTLVGVGLLMFGLFSLVLARYRIIPELDSDGRVPAFRA; from the coding sequence GTGGTAGACAAGTCGGAAAAGTTCAACTGGTTCGTCCGTGTGGGTTATTTCAGCCGCGCGATGCTGTACGGCGTCCTCGGTCTCATCGTGCTGACCAGCGCGGGAAAGATCAGTCAGGGAACCGACGGCATCTTTCGCGCGATCGAGGATTTTCCGGCGGGCACCGTGATCCTCTGGATCATGGTTCTGGGACTGATCGCCTACGCCCTGTTCAGATTTTGCTCCCCCCTTTTCGACATCGAGAACAGCGGGTCCGACGCCAAGGGCTGGGGCAAGCGCATCGGCCATGCCGGTAGCGCCATCGGCCACTTGGCCCTCGCTTACAGTGCTTTCCAATATGCGAATTCGAGCGGTGGCTCAGGTGGCGGTTCCGGCGGCGCGGAAGAAGCGGCTGCCGGCGTCCTGTCGGTCGAACTCGGCGGCGTGGTGCTTGGCATTCTCGGCATCGCCTTCGGCCTTGCTTCGTTCAACCAGTTCAAGAAAGCCTTCACCGGCAGCTTCATGAACCGCATTTCGGCAAGCGCGCCCGATTTTACGCGCATGCTCGGTGGCGCGGGCTTTGCGGCGCGCGGCGTGGTCTATGCCATCATCGGGTGGTCGCTGATCCAGGCCGGGTTTTTCTCCGGCGGGGCCGAGCAGGTCAAGACGCTGGGAAGCGCAGTCGCTTCACTCGCGGGCGAAGGCATCTGGTTTACCCTTGTCGGTGTTGGCCTGTTGATGTTCGGCCTCTTCAGTCTCGTCCTGGCGCGCTATCGGATCATTCCGGAGCTTGACAGCGATGGCCGAGTACCCGCCTTCCGCGCCTGA
- a CDS encoding glutaredoxin family protein, whose translation MSKTAKLYRMVMDKHVCPYGTKSKWLLESQGFDVEDHHLTTREETDAFKEKHGVETTPQTFIDGERIGGYDALRKHFGKEKDTGGKSYRPVLAVFAVGLALALSLSQFAFGTPFTIRSVEWFVAFSMAMLAMLKLQDVEQFSTMFVGYDLLGQRWVPYAYLYPYLEATAAVLMAGRVLPWISIPVAFTIGTIGAVSVFYAVYIQKRDIKCACVGGSGDVPLGFISLSENLAMVGMAVWMLLRPTL comes from the coding sequence ATGAGCAAGACCGCAAAACTCTATCGCATGGTGATGGACAAGCATGTCTGTCCCTACGGAACGAAGTCCAAATGGTTGCTGGAAAGCCAGGGATTTGACGTCGAAGACCATCACCTGACGACGCGCGAAGAGACGGACGCATTCAAGGAGAAGCATGGCGTCGAGACGACGCCGCAGACCTTCATCGATGGCGAGCGCATCGGCGGATACGACGCGCTGCGCAAGCATTTCGGCAAGGAGAAGGATACAGGCGGCAAGAGCTATCGCCCGGTCTTGGCGGTCTTTGCGGTGGGCCTCGCGTTGGCACTGTCGCTCAGCCAGTTTGCATTCGGCACGCCGTTCACCATCCGTAGCGTGGAATGGTTCGTCGCTTTCTCCATGGCCATGCTGGCGATGCTTAAATTGCAGGATGTCGAGCAATTCTCGACGATGTTCGTCGGTTACGATTTGCTTGGCCAGCGCTGGGTGCCTTACGCCTACCTCTACCCGTATCTGGAGGCGACGGCTGCGGTCCTGATGGCCGGCCGCGTGCTACCGTGGATATCGATCCCGGTCGCCTTCACTATCGGCACCATCGGCGCGGTGAGCGTGTTCTACGCGGTCTATATCCAAAAGCGCGACATCAAATGCGCCTGCGTCGGCGGCAGCGGCGACGTACCGCTCGGTTTCATATCCCTGAGCGAGAACCTGGCGATGGTCGGTATGGCGGTCTGGATGCTGCTGCGCCCGACACTCTAA